In one Arachis duranensis cultivar V14167 chromosome 9, aradu.V14167.gnm2.J7QH, whole genome shotgun sequence genomic region, the following are encoded:
- the LOC110275556 gene encoding actin-related protein 2/3 complex subunit 2A-like, whose translation MDAIKAAYGATVQIKDLPRDGLNLTLKINLSKLPANQDQRQSFLVKIASVREVVLGAPLRVILKYLASRTVAPDIDPLVAHVHRPRELFFLVPKGCLE comes from the exons ATGGATGCAATAAAAGCTGCATATGGAGCTACTgtacaaattaaagatcttcCAAGGGATGGGCTTAACctaacattgaaaataaatctGTCAAAGCTTCCTGCAAATCAAG ATCAAAGGCAATCCTTTTTGGTGAAAATTGCATCAGTGAGGGAGGTTGTCCTTGGTGCACCATTgagagtaattttaaaatatcttgctTCAAGAACTGTTGCTCCAGACATTGATCCGCTTGTCGCCCATGTGCATCGGCCAAGGGAGttattttttcttgttccaaaG GGGTGTCTAGAGTGA
- the LOC107464821 gene encoding thioredoxin X, chloroplastic-like, whose product MASVHLLLPTLPLRTLASTSSASSYSAAPLLHCSIPTRLSFYSSQRRTTCPKLRYFRQFTVTCGTAITEINETQFNDTVLKANRPVLVEFVANWCGPCRLISLTMESLAQEYEDRLTVTKVDHDANPRLIEECKVYELPTLIHFKNGQEVPESRREGAITKVKLKDYVDALLESISVS is encoded by the exons ATGGCGTCCGTACa TTTATTACTTCCGACGCTTCCACTCCGTACACTTGCATCTACCTCCTCCGCCTCCTCTTACTCTGCTGCTCCTTTGCTTCACTGCTCCATTCCGACAAGGCTTTCCTTTTATTCCTCACAAAGAAGAACTACATGTCCCAAACTCCGCTATTTTCGTCAATTCACCGTTACGTGCGGCACCGCCATCACAGAGATCAACGAGACACAGTTTAACGACACTGTTTTGAAGGCTAACCGTCCCGTTCTCGTTGAGTTCGTCGCTAACTGGTGCGGTCCTTGCCGTTTGATCTCTCTCACTATGGAATCCCTAGCTCAG GAATATGAAGACAGATTAACAGTGACGAAGGTTGATCATGATGCGAACCCTAGGCTAATCGAAGAGTGCAAAGTTTATGAGCTACCAACATTGATCCACTTCAAGAATGGACAGGAAGTTCCAGAAAGCAGAAGAGAAGGTGCAATCACCAAAGTTAAACTCAAAGACTATGTGGATGCTTTATTGGAATCAATCTCAGTTTCGTAG